The Streptomyces sp. NBC_01142 genome has a window encoding:
- a CDS encoding MFS transporter: MSALSTSSGLSAHKWGILLVLCGAIFLEGIDVAMLNVALPSIRADLSLSTGELQWVMSAYVLGYGGFMLLGGRAADLFGRRQMFVFWLIVFLLFSGLGGFATEGWMLMVARFITGVAAAFMTPAGLSIITTGFAEGPERNKALLIYSGTAAGGFTIGLVAGGLLTAIGWRWVFFAPVVLSFLILIAALAFVPRSARPDRSGKHVDAAGALTVTAALVLIVLGVERAAHAGITASAGTLLAGLAFFAAFLVIERRSPEPLVRMGIFRNGSLVRANLSAMLFAAGFFGFQFLVVLYLQELRDWSTLQTSFAMLVIGVDAILSPTLTPRLVNRFGIAKVIFGGLLLAVLSYGLFLPLGADWGYAAMFPSLITLGLAFSLAYGPLTIVATEGIAEEEQGLAGGLLYTAFQFGAALGLSAVTAVSVAATHAETRDALLDGYRAGLLVPFAAAVVAAVISAFGLRTRRGGEPSAAVDSAAERINVPVSR; encoded by the coding sequence GTGAGTGCCTTGAGTACTTCGAGCGGGCTGAGCGCACACAAGTGGGGCATCCTGCTCGTGCTGTGCGGCGCGATCTTCCTCGAAGGCATCGATGTCGCCATGCTCAATGTGGCGCTGCCGTCGATCCGCGCCGACCTCTCACTCTCCACCGGTGAGCTGCAGTGGGTCATGAGCGCCTACGTACTCGGTTACGGCGGCTTCATGCTCCTCGGCGGGCGGGCGGCCGACCTGTTCGGACGCCGTCAGATGTTCGTCTTCTGGCTCATCGTTTTCCTGCTCTTCTCCGGGCTCGGCGGATTCGCCACCGAGGGATGGATGCTGATGGTCGCGCGGTTCATCACGGGCGTCGCCGCAGCCTTCATGACCCCGGCGGGTCTGTCCATCATCACCACGGGCTTCGCCGAGGGCCCGGAGCGGAACAAGGCCCTGCTCATCTACTCGGGTACCGCCGCGGGAGGCTTCACGATCGGCCTGGTCGCCGGCGGGCTGCTCACCGCCATCGGCTGGCGGTGGGTCTTCTTCGCCCCGGTCGTGCTCTCCTTCCTCATCCTCATCGCTGCCCTCGCGTTTGTCCCCAGGTCGGCACGCCCGGACAGATCCGGTAAGCACGTCGACGCCGCCGGCGCGCTCACCGTCACCGCGGCCCTCGTGCTGATCGTGCTGGGCGTCGAGCGTGCGGCCCACGCAGGAATCACTGCCAGCGCCGGAACGTTGCTGGCCGGGCTGGCATTCTTCGCGGCCTTCCTCGTCATCGAACGGCGCTCCCCCGAGCCCCTGGTACGCATGGGCATCTTCCGCAACGGCTCCCTGGTGCGGGCGAACCTTTCGGCGATGCTGTTCGCCGCCGGGTTCTTCGGCTTCCAGTTCCTGGTCGTGCTGTATCTCCAGGAACTGCGCGACTGGTCGACGCTGCAGACGAGCTTCGCGATGCTGGTCATCGGAGTCGACGCGATTCTCTCGCCGACCCTCACCCCACGGCTGGTCAACCGCTTCGGCATCGCCAAGGTGATCTTCGGGGGACTCCTGCTCGCGGTGCTCTCCTACGGACTGTTCCTCCCGCTGGGTGCGGACTGGGGCTACGCGGCGATGTTCCCGAGCCTGATCACCCTCGGCCTCGCGTTCTCCCTGGCGTACGGCCCGCTCACCATCGTGGCCACGGAAGGGATCGCGGAGGAGGAGCAAGGACTCGCGGGCGGCCTTCTCTACACCGCCTTCCAGTTCGGTGCCGCCCTCGGGCTCTCCGCAGTCACCGCCGTCAGCGTGGCCGCCACGCACGCGGAGACTCGTGACGCACTGCTGGACGGTTACCGGGCCGGCCTGCTCGTCCCGTTCGCGGCGGCGGTCGTCGCCGCTGTCATCAGCGCGTTCGGCCTGCGCACCCGGCGCGGCGGCGAGCCCTCCGCCGCGGTGGACTCTGCCGCTGAGCGAATCAACGTCCCAGTCTCCCGCTGA
- a CDS encoding pyridoxamine 5'-phosphate oxidase family protein, producing MTDTVSEFSEIQDSFLDYIRDIKYATMITVDRQHRPRARVLLPVWEIVDGVPVGWLAAYRTPVKSAHLAGNPHTTYAYWNPRQNAVFVDSVSTWADDEESKLHAWDLYKRGGPPGVGYDPVHYWRGGPDDPGYHVLRIDPWRIQLVRGSDLRSTLWRAQDPAPAITSSAAPRNSAKVAFC from the coding sequence ATGACCGACACCGTCAGCGAGTTCTCCGAGATCCAGGACTCCTTCCTCGACTACATCCGCGACATCAAGTACGCGACCATGATCACTGTCGACCGTCAGCACCGCCCGCGCGCTCGTGTGCTGCTGCCCGTGTGGGAGATCGTGGACGGCGTGCCGGTCGGCTGGCTCGCCGCGTACCGGACCCCCGTCAAGAGCGCGCATCTCGCGGGCAACCCCCACACGACGTACGCGTACTGGAATCCCCGTCAGAACGCGGTCTTCGTGGACAGTGTCTCCACCTGGGCCGACGACGAGGAATCCAAGCTTCATGCGTGGGACCTGTACAAGCGTGGCGGCCCGCCGGGTGTGGGCTACGACCCGGTCCACTACTGGCGCGGCGGTCCCGACGATCCCGGCTACCACGTGCTGCGGATCGACCCCTGGCGCATACAACTCGTCCGCGGTTCCGATCTGCGCAGCACGCTGTGGCGTGCGCAGGACCCGGCCCCGGCGATCACCTCGTCCGCTGCCCCGAGGAACTCGGCCAAGGTGGCCTTCTGCTGA
- a CDS encoding HNH endonuclease family protein, producing the protein MIKNLLRGFSALALALALVPLTAPAPAQAAEVTTLADAVGLLPVVAEDRTGYARTSFKHWNSGEVLTDGCSTRNEVLIAEAVVVPTVGAGCRLTGGTWVSYYDGQEVSDPGALDIDHMVPLAEAWDSGASAWTAARREAYANDQKAATSLVAVTARTNRSKADQDPAEWLPPAAEGHCRYVGEWVATKLRWQLGADSAELEALKVFAEGPCEDTVVQYTPAP; encoded by the coding sequence GTGATCAAGAACTTGCTGCGCGGCTTCAGCGCGCTCGCCCTCGCCCTCGCCCTTGTCCCCCTTACCGCGCCCGCACCGGCCCAGGCAGCGGAAGTGACCACGCTCGCCGACGCGGTCGGCTTGCTGCCGGTGGTGGCGGAGGACCGCACCGGTTACGCCCGTACCTCCTTCAAGCACTGGAACTCCGGGGAAGTCCTGACTGACGGCTGCAGCACGAGAAATGAAGTCCTGATCGCGGAGGCGGTCGTCGTCCCGACCGTCGGCGCAGGCTGCCGACTCACCGGCGGCACGTGGGTGTCCTATTACGACGGGCAGGAGGTCTCCGACCCCGGCGCGCTCGACATCGACCATATGGTCCCGCTCGCTGAAGCGTGGGACTCCGGCGCCTCCGCTTGGACCGCGGCCCGACGTGAGGCGTATGCGAACGATCAGAAGGCGGCCACGTCGCTGGTCGCGGTGACCGCGCGGACGAACCGGTCCAAGGCGGATCAGGATCCGGCGGAGTGGCTGCCGCCGGCCGCGGAGGGGCACTGCCGGTATGTGGGGGAGTGGGTGGCTACCAAGCTCCGCTGGCAGCTGGGCGCGGACTCCGCCGAGTTGGAGGCCTTGAAGGTGTTCGCCGAAGGGCCGTGCGAGGACACGGTCGTCCAGTACACGCCCGCACCGTAG
- a CDS encoding DUF6207 family protein, with protein sequence MESVDLAHVAEPGLVVLDFTAADEATAIAVMHDLEQCWATSGTSPVRCRPGERA encoded by the coding sequence ATGGAATCTGTTGACCTGGCGCATGTCGCCGAGCCCGGCCTTGTCGTCCTCGATTTCACCGCCGCTGATGAAGCGACCGCGATCGCCGTCATGCACGACCTGGAGCAGTGCTGGGCCACCTCCGGCACCAGTCCCGTCCGCTGCCGGCCCGGCGAGCGGGCGTGA
- a CDS encoding IclR family transcriptional regulator C-terminal domain-containing protein: MTGVSRFNEDSGNRRAPVTPVGLVKLMSALSGPPDFWDRPDGDFGVLGETLEPDRTQRQRANSLYRLGSKALGRNELLDAADWLGEAASCGHPGALFRLVVVALRAGEDWTHEAQFLVAEAARLGHGDASRLLRALGHRRPDPQAGAVMLEDVQYFEEARVRLGIPEKILVPDDGVSDGAGGPYLSENAATTGTAGAFEEGQPQLFLVPAPPVPTEYSPRRPGLPRGHADRDRRRLSAFLAPEGSIPALVLPDLRLDAASSSALSADAGSQAREEPWWSAHALRPAVLTDMARRCPTPTPIPGKWQATQRARDLLHLIHEAGGIDTRTLAQRGQMSMNSTVRLLEWLRAQQLVDTIRGTHHPGPLMKLATGADRDLLQRTLADLRDDLDAAIYLSSYTSGEIHIHEAAHSSTAPPVDEWAPFTDTGHASAVGKSLLAQLDFDSRMDHLARYPSIQLTERTITNPRALVEELDGHGPHAAQFDLLEYSRTEVCVAYSLGLPGRASSIALSLPANQHPRLISAARSLSGRATGILLAHLLTDDTTAGNQAVVLLPPTGTPGEQEWQLEALEARRPFHA; the protein is encoded by the coding sequence GTGACGGGTGTGAGCCGCTTCAACGAGGACAGTGGCAATCGCCGGGCGCCGGTGACTCCTGTCGGGCTCGTGAAGCTGATGAGCGCACTGTCCGGGCCGCCCGATTTCTGGGATCGCCCGGACGGGGACTTCGGTGTGCTGGGCGAGACTCTCGAGCCGGACCGCACTCAGCGGCAGCGGGCGAACTCGCTGTATCGGCTGGGTTCGAAAGCGCTGGGCCGCAATGAACTGCTGGATGCAGCGGACTGGTTGGGGGAGGCTGCGTCCTGTGGACACCCGGGGGCGTTGTTCCGCCTGGTCGTCGTGGCTCTGCGGGCGGGAGAAGACTGGACGCACGAGGCGCAGTTCCTGGTCGCGGAGGCGGCGCGTCTCGGGCATGGTGACGCGTCCCGTCTGCTGCGTGCCCTCGGCCACCGCCGTCCGGACCCGCAAGCCGGCGCCGTCATGCTCGAGGATGTCCAGTACTTCGAGGAGGCCCGCGTTCGTCTGGGCATCCCTGAGAAGATACTGGTTCCGGATGACGGGGTCTCCGACGGCGCCGGGGGGCCATACCTGTCCGAGAACGCTGCCACGACAGGCACTGCCGGTGCCTTTGAGGAGGGACAGCCACAACTGTTTCTGGTTCCCGCTCCCCCAGTGCCGACCGAGTACAGCCCCAGGCGTCCGGGGCTGCCACGGGGGCACGCCGACCGTGACCGCCGCCGGCTGTCCGCCTTCCTGGCTCCTGAGGGATCCATCCCCGCACTCGTCCTTCCGGATCTGCGCCTCGACGCTGCAAGCTCGTCTGCCTTGTCCGCCGACGCCGGCAGTCAGGCCAGGGAGGAACCGTGGTGGTCTGCGCATGCCCTGAGGCCAGCGGTGCTCACTGACATGGCACGGCGCTGTCCCACTCCAACGCCGATTCCGGGGAAGTGGCAGGCTACGCAACGAGCCAGAGACCTTCTCCACCTCATCCACGAGGCGGGCGGTATCGACACCCGCACACTCGCGCAGCGAGGACAGATGTCGATGAACTCCACCGTCAGGCTGCTGGAGTGGCTGCGCGCTCAGCAACTCGTCGACACCATCCGCGGCACCCACCACCCGGGGCCGCTCATGAAGCTGGCCACCGGCGCGGACCGTGACTTGCTCCAGAGAACCCTTGCCGACCTACGCGATGATCTCGACGCCGCGATCTACCTCAGCAGCTACACCAGCGGAGAGATCCACATTCACGAGGCAGCACACAGCTCCACGGCTCCCCCAGTCGACGAGTGGGCGCCGTTCACGGACACCGGCCATGCCAGCGCCGTCGGCAAGAGCCTTCTCGCCCAGCTCGACTTCGACTCCCGGATGGATCACCTGGCCCGCTATCCCTCGATTCAGCTCACCGAGCGCACCATCACCAACCCCCGTGCCCTGGTCGAGGAACTCGACGGACACGGGCCCCATGCTGCCCAGTTCGATCTTCTGGAATACTCCCGCACGGAGGTTTGCGTCGCCTACTCCCTCGGCCTGCCCGGCAGGGCCTCGAGCATCGCCCTGTCCCTGCCAGCCAACCAGCATCCGCGGCTCATCAGCGCGGCCCGCTCACTCAGTGGGCGTGCGACTGGCATCTTGCTCGCCCATCTCCTCACCGACGACACGACCGCCGGCAATCAGGCCGTAGTCCTGCTGCCGCCCACCGGCACCCCCGGCGAGCAGGAATGGCAGCTGGAGGCGCTCGAAGCCCGACGGCCGTTTCACGCATGA
- a CDS encoding RNA polymerase sigma factor, whose amino-acid sequence MVGGEARTSRVAAEGNVGQELVDCYEAFMAHEPPSLRRRTDKKLSLHACQDVAQEAFLSVARRFQAGDLEECVNVRAYLKTAAWNLARDRLRGERRLELAEDVLRSSAPEQRLDSVANEVDLLEDLVLPAIEAMPGSMRRQVVRLQSHGLTDIEIAAALGVRADRVHRERHKAVVELRTVLVKFIRDQHRNRTRCLKKDR is encoded by the coding sequence GTGGTAGGTGGTGAAGCTCGCACGAGCAGAGTCGCCGCCGAAGGCAATGTGGGCCAAGAACTGGTCGACTGCTACGAGGCGTTCATGGCTCATGAGCCTCCTTCGCTGCGGAGGAGGACGGACAAGAAACTGTCTCTCCATGCTTGTCAGGACGTCGCCCAGGAGGCGTTTCTCAGTGTGGCGCGCCGGTTCCAGGCCGGTGATCTTGAGGAATGTGTCAATGTTCGGGCCTACCTGAAGACCGCTGCGTGGAATCTGGCCCGCGACCGGTTGCGCGGCGAGCGGCGTCTTGAGCTCGCCGAAGACGTCCTGCGCTCGTCGGCCCCGGAGCAGAGGCTCGATTCGGTGGCGAATGAGGTCGATCTGCTGGAGGACTTGGTCCTGCCGGCCATCGAGGCCATGCCTGGGAGCATGCGTCGGCAGGTTGTCCGGCTGCAGAGCCACGGGCTGACGGATATCGAGATAGCAGCCGCTCTCGGCGTTCGCGCCGACCGAGTTCACCGGGAGCGACACAAGGCGGTGGTGGAGCTGCGGACTGTGCTGGTCAAGTTCATCAGGGATCAGCATCGGAACAGAACACGATGCTTGAAGAAGGACAGGTGA
- a CDS encoding IS701 family transposase, with amino-acid sequence MGGELADARSWAGELKALHERFVHRFSRSEPRESALAYMRGLIAPLERKNGWTLAEEAGHGGPDRIHRLLNRIDWSADEVLDDVRDYVVEHLGDPDAVLIVDDTGFLKKGIRSAGVQRQYSGTAGRTENSQIGVFLAYAGGRGRTLIDRRLYLPTSWTDDRDRCRAAGIDDTVAFETKVVMAKAMVRRAITDRIPFRWVTADAAYGFSKGWRSELERADVFHVMATTRHDTVVTRWAMDHPVHDLFPGLSRQKWKRRSCGNGAHGPRVYDWARVEVRPWHREDRRHWVIARRSVRRPEEISYYIAYCPADTTLDELIRIAGSRWAVEECFQTAKQECGLDDYQVRRYDGWHRHITLAMAAHACLTVLRARELDTGKAETDPPSSYP; translated from the coding sequence ATGGGTGGGGAACTTGCTGATGCCCGGTCGTGGGCCGGTGAACTGAAGGCCTTGCACGAGCGGTTCGTGCACCGTTTCTCCAGGTCGGAGCCGCGGGAGTCGGCTCTCGCCTATATGCGGGGGCTGATAGCTCCGCTGGAGCGGAAGAACGGCTGGACGCTTGCCGAGGAGGCCGGGCATGGCGGCCCGGACCGGATCCACCGGCTGCTGAACCGGATCGACTGGAGCGCGGACGAAGTCCTGGACGACGTGCGGGACTACGTCGTCGAGCACCTCGGCGATCCGGATGCGGTGCTGATCGTGGACGACACCGGGTTCCTGAAGAAGGGCATCCGCTCGGCCGGGGTCCAGCGCCAATACTCCGGAACCGCCGGCCGGACGGAGAACTCCCAGATCGGGGTCTTCCTCGCCTATGCCGGCGGACGCGGCCGCACATTGATCGACCGCCGCCTCTATCTGCCCACCTCATGGACCGATGACCGCGACCGGTGCCGGGCCGCGGGCATCGACGACACGGTCGCCTTCGAGACGAAAGTGGTGATGGCCAAGGCCATGGTCCGCCGGGCGATCACGGACCGGATCCCGTTCCGGTGGGTGACCGCCGACGCCGCCTACGGCTTCTCCAAGGGCTGGCGTTCTGAGCTGGAGCGGGCGGATGTCTTCCACGTGATGGCCACCACCCGGCATGACACCGTCGTCACCCGCTGGGCCATGGACCACCCCGTTCACGATCTGTTTCCCGGGCTGTCCCGGCAGAAGTGGAAGCGCCGTTCCTGCGGCAACGGCGCCCACGGCCCGAGGGTCTACGACTGGGCGAGGGTCGAGGTCCGTCCCTGGCACCGCGAGGACCGTCGTCACTGGGTGATCGCCCGCCGAAGTGTCCGCCGGCCCGAGGAGATCTCCTACTACATCGCCTACTGCCCGGCCGACACCACACTCGACGAGCTGATCCGCATCGCGGGCAGCCGGTGGGCGGTCGAGGAGTGCTTCCAGACCGCGAAGCAGGAGTGCGGCCTGGACGACTACCAGGTCCGCCGCTACGACGGCTGGCACCGCCACATCACCCTGGCCATGGCCGCACACGCCTGCCTCACCGTCCTGCGGGCCCGTGAACTCGACACCGGGAAAGCAGAAACGGATCCTCCCAGCTCATACCCCTGA
- a CDS encoding IS5 family transposase (programmed frameshift), with the protein MVVRLVPDGLWEIFQDVAPEPPVRAQGGGRRRCDDRAVLAAIIFVATSGCTWRQVPPVFGASWQTVHRRFTDWSAARVWAKLHRVVLDRLGANGELDWSRCAIDSASVRAVKGGPLTGPNPTDRGKLGSKMHVICDRNGLPISVGISGANLHDSQALIPLMRGIPPIRSRYGPRRRRPAKLHADKGYDFDHLRGWLRRRQIVPRIARRGVEPSGRLGRHRWVVERTMSWLNGCRRLHRRYERKAEHFLAFVGLASVLICYRRLNRSGHPLSVAH; encoded by the exons ATGGTTGTGCGCCTGGTGCCGGACGGGCTGTGGGAGATCTTCCAGGATGTGGCGCCGGAGCCGCCGGTACGCGCCCAAGGTGGAGGCCGCCGGAGGTGCGATGACCGCGCGGTGCTGGCCGCGATCATCTTCGTCGCTACTTCGGGCTGTACCTGGCGGCAGGTGCCACCGGTCTTCGGGGCCTCCTGGCAGACGGTCCACCGCCGTTTCACTGATTGGTCCGCGGCCCGGGTCTGGGCCAAGCTGCACCGCGTGGTCCTCGACCGGCTCGGCGCGAACGGCGAGCTGGACTGGTCGCGCTGCGCGATCGACTCGGCCAGTGTCCGAGCGGTCAAAGGGGGCCCCT TGACCGGACCGAATCCGACCGATCGCGGCAAGCTCGGATCGAAGATGCACGTCATCTGTGACCGCAACGGACTGCCGATCTCGGTGGGTATCTCCGGCGCCAACCTCCACGACAGCCAGGCCCTGATCCCGCTGATGCGCGGCATCCCGCCGATCCGCTCCCGCTATGGACCCCGGCGCCGCCGCCCGGCCAAACTCCACGCGGACAAGGGCTACGACTTCGACCACTTGCGAGGATGGCTGCGCCGTCGGCAGATAGTGCCGCGCATCGCCCGCCGCGGCGTCGAACCGTCCGGCCGCCTGGGCCGGCACCGCTGGGTAGTCGAGCGCACAATGTCCTGGCTGAACGGCTGCCGTCGCCTGCACCGCCGCTACGAGCGCAAGGCCGAGCACTTCCTCGCCTTCGTCGGCTTGGCCAGTGTCCTGATCTGCTACCGGCGCCTCAACCGATCAGGACATCCTCTTAGTGTTGCGCACTGA
- a CDS encoding alpha/beta fold hydrolase produces the protein MERFIDAAPGVRLWTEDRGATDASPVLLIMGAQAPGLGWPDELVDMLTSRHRVIRYDHRDTGRSTWAFDQRPYPLSQLAEDALTVLNGLDVERAHIVGMSLGGMLAQLLIADHPDRLLSATLIGTSALSTVPYIQPDGTRIPPEELPGIAPGLLEMWSRPVVDLGLEAELERRVEHWRILGGNQLPFDAEYARALERKVIEHTGHYATSTAHARADASNLDRTEQLTGATVPTLVTSAPAEPVSPPPHPHHLAQAIQGAYIIEIPGMGHALPPEVHTPLVAAILDHTTRH, from the coding sequence ATGGAACGCTTCATCGACGCAGCACCTGGTGTACGCCTGTGGACTGAAGACCGGGGTGCCACCGACGCGTCTCCGGTGCTGCTGATCATGGGAGCGCAAGCACCCGGCCTGGGCTGGCCGGACGAACTGGTGGACATGCTCACCTCCCGCCATCGCGTGATCCGCTACGACCACCGCGACACCGGTCGCTCCACTTGGGCGTTCGACCAACGGCCCTATCCCCTCAGCCAACTTGCGGAAGACGCCCTCACGGTGCTGAACGGCCTCGACGTCGAACGCGCCCACATAGTGGGCATGTCACTGGGCGGCATGCTCGCCCAACTCCTCATCGCCGACCATCCCGACCGGTTGCTCAGCGCGACGCTGATCGGCACGAGCGCGCTCAGCACCGTCCCGTACATCCAGCCGGACGGAACCCGGATCCCGCCTGAGGAACTCCCCGGTATCGCCCCCGGCCTGCTTGAGATGTGGTCCCGTCCCGTTGTGGACCTCGGCCTGGAAGCGGAGTTGGAACGGCGGGTCGAGCATTGGCGGATCCTGGGTGGCAATCAGCTTCCCTTCGACGCCGAATACGCCCGCGCCCTGGAGCGAAAGGTCATCGAACACACCGGGCACTACGCCACCAGCACCGCGCATGCCCGCGCCGACGCGTCCAACCTGGACCGCACCGAGCAACTGACAGGGGCCACAGTGCCCACCCTCGTCACCTCTGCTCCCGCCGAACCGGTCTCCCCGCCGCCCCATCCCCACCACCTCGCCCAGGCGATTCAAGGCGCATACATCATCGAGATCCCCGGCATGGGGCACGCACTCCCACCTGAGGTGCACACGCCGCTCGTCGCCGCGATCCTGGACCACACCACCAGACACTGA
- a CDS encoding transposase — protein sequence MGMTERLVPDGLWEIFQQVVPTRPVRSQGLGRQRADDRAELGAIICVAKTRCTWRQLPPVFGAS from the coding sequence ATGGGGATGACGGAGCGTCTCGTGCCTGATGGACTGTGGGAGATCTTTCAGCAGGTCGTTCCTACGCGTCCAGTGCGTTCTCAGGGCTTGGGCCGGCAGAGGGCTGACGACCGGGCAGAGCTCGGGGCGATCATTTGTGTTGCCAAGACACGCTGCACCTGGCGGCAGCTCCCACCGGTCTTCGGCGCCTCCTGA
- a CDS encoding DUF4440 domain-containing protein, which produces MNRETDEVREAIAGELRLMDPSVRTSRSLARQLLDPDFVEVGASGRQWTYGEMLAELPELGGAAESGPRYEPSNFIGVLLAPGLVHLTYETTFDGNRARRSSLWRKQGAGATWQMYYHQATPIPPDGM; this is translated from the coding sequence ATGAACCGAGAAACAGATGAGGTACGCGAAGCGATCGCAGGCGAGCTGCGTTTGATGGACCCCAGCGTGCGTACATCACGCTCGCTTGCCCGGCAGCTACTGGACCCGGACTTCGTAGAGGTCGGCGCTTCGGGGCGACAGTGGACGTATGGGGAGATGCTTGCCGAGCTGCCCGAGCTGGGCGGTGCGGCAGAAAGCGGTCCGCGCTATGAGCCCTCAAATTTCATCGGCGTCCTGCTGGCACCTGGGCTGGTGCATCTCACCTACGAGACCACGTTTGATGGAAACCGGGCACGGCGGAGTTCGCTCTGGCGCAAACAGGGTGCGGGCGCGACCTGGCAGATGTACTACCACCAGGCCACACCCATCCCGCCCGACGGCATGTAA